The genomic DNA GTATAGACTCTAACAAAGTTACTGAATTCAAAGATAATCCCAAAGCACATATATTGCTAGGATATGATGATACAGAAAATCGTAGCTTTCTTGAAATTGAAGCAAATGTTGAAATCATTAAAGATAAAGAAACAATTGATTGGCTATGGGAAAAACAAGATAAAACTTTTTTTGATTCTAAAGAAGATCCTGATTTATGTATAATCAAAGCCATACCCAAATCTATTAAAATTATGAATGATGATAGTATAGATACGCCACAAACGATTACGATTGATTAATGTAACTAACAAACAAGCGTTTAATTTCCTTCATTAGATAAGAAAATTAAACGCTTGTTGTGTTAAATACCATTTTTTATATCTGCTAATATTTCTTCAACTGTTATTTTAGCACTTGTTAATACGATGGGAACGCCTGC from Staphylococcus durrellii includes the following:
- a CDS encoding pyridoxamine 5'-phosphate oxidase family protein, with product MNKNKVLSKIENILNQSRIGVLSTAHNNVPNSRYMVFYNDNLTLYTKTSIDSNKVTEFKDNPKAHILLGYDDTENRSFLEIEANVEIIKDKETIDWLWEKQDKTFFDSKEDPDLCIIKAIPKSIKIMNDDSIDTPQTITID